A region from the Acidobacteriota bacterium genome encodes:
- a CDS encoding PspA/IM30 family protein, with product MLKRIGNLIRGFFSLFISGIEKQNPRALIEAEKENLRTQIARFNESLANHAAFVERLMRQVKNLEKQERDLAAKAAANLKVGNRAAAGQYALQLKTVKDQLEENRNQLESADDTYKKLVKSRDVAVREARGKIESLKRMLSETEMLEAQAELQEMAKGMITEIGGSGDTLNRVEEYLEERRDQAAGRARVASSSIDTAEVDLMEAEQAALADQALSEFAAAYGLDMPVAEGIAESDAAGEVEEVAPPTKEMGPELAES from the coding sequence ATGCTCAAGCGCATCGGTAACCTCATCCGGGGATTTTTCAGCCTCTTCATCTCCGGAATCGAGAAGCAGAACCCACGGGCCCTGATCGAGGCCGAGAAGGAGAATCTGCGGACTCAGATCGCCCGCTTCAATGAAAGCCTGGCCAATCACGCGGCCTTCGTCGAGCGGCTGATGCGGCAGGTCAAGAACCTCGAGAAGCAGGAGCGCGACCTCGCCGCCAAGGCGGCCGCCAACCTCAAGGTCGGCAATCGCGCGGCAGCCGGCCAGTACGCCCTCCAGCTCAAGACCGTCAAGGACCAGCTCGAGGAGAACCGCAATCAGCTCGAGTCCGCCGACGACACCTACAAGAAGCTGGTCAAGTCGCGAGACGTCGCGGTGCGCGAGGCGCGCGGCAAGATCGAGAGCCTCAAGCGCATGCTGTCGGAGACGGAGATGCTCGAGGCCCAGGCCGAGCTGCAGGAGATGGCCAAGGGCATGATCACCGAGATCGGTGGTTCCGGCGACACCCTCAACCGGGTCGAGGAGTATCTCGAGGAGCGCCGCGATCAGGCCGCCGGCCGGGCGCGAGTCGCCTCGTCGAGCATCGACACCGCCGAGGTCGACCTCATGGAGGCCGAGCAGGCCGCCCTCGCCGACCAGGCGTTGAGCGAGTTCGCCGCCGCCTACGGCCTCGACATGCCGGTCGCCGAAGGCATCGCCGAAAGTGACGCCGCCGGAGAGGTCGAAGAGGTCGCCCCGCCGACCAAAGAAATGGGCCCCGAGCTGGCCGAAAGCTAA